Genomic segment of Chitinophaga varians:
TCTATGGCGGTGGCCAGGCCGATGCCTTGTGAACTGCCGCATACCAGCGCGGTTTTACCTTGTAAGGATATATTCATTTGGTTATTTTTTTATTTGGATATTTAGCCTTTCAGTGGGTTTCTTTAAATGCCCAAATATCCAAATAAAAAATAACCAAATAGATTATACGCGGACGTAGATCTTCCTTTTATCGAGAATAAGCCCGACTGTCCAGCAGAGCAGCATAAACGCCAGTGAAAACAGGAGGGAGCCGAATTTACCGGGAGACAACGGTTGGAAGAGCTGGTCATTGATCCATTGATACAACGACTGGTCGCCCACCCGGAAGAAGTAAAACAGGATAGCGAGCACTTCGGACAACAGGTAAAGGAACAGCGGATTTTTACCGAAAACGGTGAAAAAGCCGGTGCCTTTGGTAAAGCCGGCCATGTCAATCAACTGTATTAAGAGCGATAACAATATCAGGTCGATGCCCACCGTGAGCAGGACGTAGGAGCTGGTCCACAGTTTTTTATTGATCGGGAAGACAGTGTTCCAGGCATAGGCGAGTATAATAAGACCTATGCCGGCGAGGGCCATCCGCAGCAGTCCCTGCTGTGTGCGCCCCTGCTGTTGCACAAAAAGGCCGGTGTAATACCCTGCCACCACGTTGACTACCGCCGGGAAGGTGCTGAGTATCCCTTCGGGGTCAAAGGCAAAGCCTTCTCCATGATAAAGATGGTTATCGCCCATGATCAGTTTGTCCAGCGTCAGGCCTGCATTGCCATGGATGCCGTACTGGTCGCCAGGTGTGCCGCAGAACCACAGGATGGCCCAGTAGCCGAAAAGGAACAGGGCACTGACGGTCCACACGCCTTTTTTAGGGAGATAATGTATCAGCAACGAGGCAATGCAATAACAGAGTGCAATACGTTGCAACACGCCGAGAATACGGGTGTGGCTGAACGGTTTGAAGGCCAGGCCTGCATCGGTGTGTTGTACAAAGGGAAACCAGTACATGAGGTATCCCAGCAGAAAAATAAGGAAGGTGCGTTTGAAGATTTTACCTAAAACAGCGGCGTTACCCAGCTGTTCGTATTTTCTCATGCTGAAGCTCATGGCGTTGCCGACGGCAAAAAGAAAGGAAGGAAATACCAGGTCGGTGGGCGTCCATCCATGCCAGGGGGCATGGTCCAGCGGCCAGTAGGTGCCTCCTGTGCCGCCGGTGTTTACAATGATCATGAAGCAAACAGTCATGCCGCGGAACACGTCCAGCGGTAAAAAGCGTTGGGAGCTTTGTGTCATTTTCCCCGGGTTATTTGGTTGATAAGATGGTAAGGAATGCGTTTGAGTGTCTACAATATAGACATCTCTTTTCCAAAATCCAAATACCCCGGAAAAATGAGCGACTGGAAAATTTTATTTGGAGAACCCTTTACCTAATACTTCATGTACTTCGTGGATCACTACAAAGGCTTCAGGATCAGCCTCCTGCACCACTTCTTTGAGGCGCATCAGCTCCTGTTTGCCGATGATGACATATAAAACTTCTTTCGGATCGCCGGTATAGGCGCCATGGCCATGCAGTACGGTCGCGCCGCGCAGCATCTCGCCGGTGATCTTTTTTGCAATCTGAGGGGTATGCTGGGAGATAATAGTGATCGCCCTTTTGGTATTGAGGCCGTCTACAATATAATCCACTGCCCGCGCGCCGATGTATACAGCGATAAAAGTATACATCGTTTTTTCCAGCCCGATGATAAAGGACGACGCTGCAATGACCATAATATCAAATATCAGCATGGCATTGCCGAGCGACCAGCCCAGGTATTTCTGGCACATCCGCGCTACGATGGCCGACCCGCCGGTGGTGCCGCCCGAAAGGAATACCAGGCCGATGCCAATGCCTACCAGCAAACCAGCGAAGATAGCGGCCAGTAAGGTATTGGAGGTAACAGGGGTGAGGGTGTTTTCTGTCAGGTACAGGAAAAGGGAACAGAAAATGATGCCCAGGATGGTGTATAACATCACCCGCCTGTCCAGCAGCCGGTAACCCGCAATGATCAGGAACACGTTGATGATCAGGTTAGTGATGCCGGGCGACCAGCCGAAGTAATAATAGGTAACGATGGTAATGCCGATAACCCCGCCTTCAGAAAGTTTATTGGGGATGGCCAGGTAG
This window contains:
- a CDS encoding acyltransferase family protein, whose protein sequence is MTQSSQRFLPLDVFRGMTVCFMIIVNTGGTGGTYWPLDHAPWHGWTPTDLVFPSFLFAVGNAMSFSMRKYEQLGNAAVLGKIFKRTFLIFLLGYLMYWFPFVQHTDAGLAFKPFSHTRILGVLQRIALCYCIASLLIHYLPKKGVWTVSALFLFGYWAILWFCGTPGDQYGIHGNAGLTLDKLIMGDNHLYHGEGFAFDPEGILSTFPAVVNVVAGYYTGLFVQQQGRTQQGLLRMALAGIGLIILAYAWNTVFPINKKLWTSSYVLLTVGIDLILLSLLIQLIDMAGFTKGTGFFTVFGKNPLFLYLLSEVLAILFYFFRVGDQSLYQWINDQLFQPLSPGKFGSLLFSLAFMLLCWTVGLILDKRKIYVRV
- a CDS encoding YitT family protein codes for the protein MKSHVKNILLLIAGALIFAVGINYLAIPNKLSEGGVIGITIVTYYYFGWSPGITNLIINVFLIIAGYRLLDRRVMLYTILGIIFCSLFLYLTENTLTPVTSNTLLAAIFAGLLVGIGIGLVFLSGGTTGGSAIVARMCQKYLGWSLGNAMLIFDIMVIAASSFIIGLEKTMYTFIAVYIGARAVDYIVDGLNTKRAITIISQHTPQIAKKITGEMLRGATVLHGHGAYTGDPKEVLYVIIGKQELMRLKEVVQEADPEAFVVIHEVHEVLGKGFSK